Proteins from one Thioflavicoccus mobilis 8321 genomic window:
- a CDS encoding Acg family FMN-binding oxidoreductase, translating to MASAKDYDAAARAIRQLTPEPPPGSLDTERLVRLATLAASNHNSQPWKFHIERDRITVLPDYKRRLPVVDTDDRQLFHSLGCAVENLVQAAAAQGFDAEPTYSSTVDGIVVQLERSAWAKANELYAAIPHRQCVRKPYDGQPLGRAELAKLTGIGRGSRAQTLILVTEAAKEAVTEFVTQGNALQLTDRAYRRELAAWMRFNNGEAMRRGDGRSARATGRLLPLPGLLARLMSKQIFDPESHSARDAKQIRRSAGVAVFVASEDDKSTWIDVGRACQRFALQATALDIRTAFINQPIHARALQSQFDEWLQLKGERAMLMLRFGHGPKAPFSLRRPVDEVIVKS from the coding sequence ATGGCATCGGCAAAAGACTACGACGCAGCCGCCCGCGCAATCCGCCAGCTCACCCCCGAGCCACCTCCGGGCTCGCTCGACACCGAGCGACTCGTGCGCCTGGCTACCCTCGCCGCCTCCAACCACAACTCGCAGCCCTGGAAATTCCACATCGAACGCGACCGCATCACGGTGCTGCCCGATTACAAGCGACGTCTGCCCGTCGTCGATACCGATGACCGCCAGCTCTTCCACAGTCTCGGCTGCGCGGTCGAGAACCTGGTACAGGCCGCTGCCGCCCAGGGCTTCGATGCCGAGCCGACCTACTCCTCTACCGTCGATGGCATCGTCGTGCAACTGGAGCGTTCAGCGTGGGCCAAGGCCAACGAGCTGTACGCGGCGATCCCGCACCGCCAGTGCGTCCGCAAGCCCTATGACGGCCAGCCCCTCGGGCGCGCCGAGCTCGCCAAGCTGACCGGAATCGGTCGCGGCAGCCGAGCGCAGACGCTGATCCTGGTCACGGAGGCCGCCAAGGAGGCCGTGACCGAGTTCGTGACCCAGGGCAACGCCCTGCAGCTCACCGACCGCGCCTATCGCCGTGAACTCGCCGCCTGGATGCGCTTCAATAACGGCGAAGCGATGCGGCGCGGCGACGGACGCTCGGCGCGCGCCACCGGCCGCCTCCTGCCGTTGCCGGGCCTACTGGCGCGACTGATGTCCAAGCAGATCTTCGACCCGGAGAGCCATTCCGCCCGCGATGCGAAGCAGATCCGCCGCTCGGCCGGGGTCGCCGTTTTCGTCGCCAGCGAGGACGACAAGTCGACCTGGATCGACGTCGGGCGCGCCTGCCAGCGCTTCGCGTTGCAGGCCACCGCGCTCGATATCCGCACCGCCTTCATCAACCAGCCGATCCATGCCAGGGCCTTGCAGTCGCAATTCGATGAATGGCTCCAGCTCAAGGGCGAGCGGGCCATGCTCATGTTGCGCTTCGGTCATGGACCGAAGGCGCCCTTCAGCCTGCGCCGCCCGGTCGACGAAGTCATCGTCAAGTCCTGA
- the creB gene encoding two-component system response regulator CreB translates to MSPQSKHILIVEDEQAIADTLIYALRTEGYVTTHCLLGREGLTHVADGGVDLMILDIGLPDLNGFEICRELRRTSELPVLFLTARGDEIDRIVGLELGADDYVVKPFSPREVAVRVRRILHRATTERTAAAPVSSPFEIDEDQRTVRYYGTALQLTRYEYDLLATLIGAPARVFSRAQLMQRVWVHPEHSLERTVDTHIKTLRAKLHAVRPDLDPIRTHRGLGYGLELPA, encoded by the coding sequence ATGTCGCCCCAATCGAAGCACATCCTCATCGTCGAGGACGAGCAGGCGATAGCCGACACGCTGATCTATGCGCTGCGCACCGAGGGCTACGTCACGACCCATTGTCTGCTGGGACGCGAGGGGCTGACCCACGTCGCGGACGGCGGCGTGGATCTAATGATTCTGGACATCGGCCTGCCCGACCTGAACGGCTTCGAGATCTGCCGTGAGCTGCGGCGCACCAGCGAGCTGCCTGTCCTCTTCCTGACGGCACGCGGCGACGAAATCGACCGCATCGTCGGGCTCGAGCTCGGGGCCGACGACTATGTGGTCAAACCGTTCAGCCCGCGCGAAGTGGCAGTGCGGGTCCGCCGCATCCTGCATCGGGCGACGACAGAACGAACGGCCGCGGCACCAGTCAGCTCGCCTTTCGAGATCGACGAGGACCAGCGCACAGTCCGCTACTACGGCACCGCCCTGCAGCTCACGCGCTACGAGTACGACCTCTTGGCAACGCTCATCGGCGCCCCAGCGCGCGTCTTCAGTCGTGCCCAGCTGATGCAACGCGTTTGGGTCCATCCAGAACATAGTCTGGAGCGCACCGTCGATACCCATATCAAGACCTTGCGGGCCAAGCTCCACGCGGTGCGCCCGGATCTGGACCCGATCCGCACTCACCGCGGCCTGGGTTACGGGCTGGAACTACCCGCATGA
- a CDS encoding L,D-transpeptidase, translating to MHVDIASQTLVLHDGGRPLACYPVSTGVNGPGERDGSGCTPRGWHRVRLAIGAGCPVGTVFRGRRPTGEVYTPELAARFPERDWVLTRILWLTGLEPGRNRGGACDTLRRFIYIHGCPDSEPMGVPRSHGCIRMRNADLFDLFPRVAAGTLVEIRADGDGDA from the coding sequence ATGCACGTGGATATCGCGAGCCAAACGCTGGTGCTGCACGACGGCGGCCGGCCGCTCGCCTGCTATCCAGTCTCGACTGGTGTCAACGGTCCGGGCGAACGCGACGGCAGCGGCTGCACGCCGCGCGGCTGGCACCGGGTGCGGCTCGCGATCGGGGCCGGCTGCCCGGTCGGCACCGTCTTCCGCGGCCGCCGACCGACCGGCGAGGTCTACACCCCGGAACTCGCCGCGCGCTTCCCCGAGCGCGACTGGGTCCTGACGCGGATCCTCTGGTTGACCGGTCTGGAGCCGGGGCGCAACCGCGGCGGGGCGTGCGACACGCTGCGCCGCTTCATCTATATCCACGGCTGCCCCGACAGCGAGCCGATGGGCGTGCCGCGCTCGCACGGCTGCATCCGAATGCGCAACGCCGACCTGTTCGACCTGTTCCCGCGCGTCGCCGCCGGGACCCTGGTCGAGATCCGCGCCGACGGAGACGGCGATGCTTGA
- a CDS encoding hemerythrin domain-containing protein: MQTLNGYRQSHAELRQMIDDLRAIMTKDQLKIRPNAKTAYELLCELGEKMKHHLAEEDRGLYPNLLIHEDPKVKSIAWGFISGEKPLRKTFDDYYKRWLKNCDFQFSDEFMAETNEVFDMVSGRIDREEHVLFPKLVEIGLFSETYNAA; this comes from the coding sequence ATGCAAACGCTCAACGGCTATCGCCAGAGTCACGCCGAGCTACGGCAGATGATCGACGATCTGCGCGCGATCATGACGAAGGATCAGCTGAAGATCCGGCCCAACGCGAAGACCGCCTATGAGCTGCTTTGCGAGCTCGGCGAGAAGATGAAGCATCATCTGGCCGAAGAGGACCGGGGTCTCTACCCGAACCTGCTCATACACGAGGACCCCAAGGTCAAATCGATCGCCTGGGGATTCATCAGCGGCGAAAAGCCACTGCGCAAGACCTTCGACGACTACTACAAGCGGTGGCTGAAGAACTGCGATTTCCAGTTCAGCGACGAATTCATGGCCGAGACCAACGAGGTCTTCGACATGGTCTCGGGTCGCATCGATCGCGAAGAGCATGTGCTGTTCCCGAAATTGGTCGAGATCGGCCTGTTCTCGGAGACCTACAACGCCGCCTGA
- a CDS encoding ABC transporter permease produces the protein MRPRWSVTLPVLVVGLWALAALSGPWLPLAPDRIDLPQILAPPSPEAWLGSDDLGRPVLDRLLVGARTAFLVGFGVVAVSALVGTLIGAVSGYVGGWVDLLLVRVIDVFLAFPGILLAIALAGILDPGLGNVVIALSVVGWVGYARLARAQILSLKQRDHVLAARALGAGHVRILTRHLLPLALAPLIVEATFGIAGAVIAEAGLSFLGLGVQPPAASWGSMIRDGVGYMLVAPHLVLAPGLAILLVVLAVNLLGDALRDHLDVRGPGRR, from the coding sequence ATGCGCCCGCGCTGGTCGGTGACGCTGCCGGTGCTCGTCGTCGGCCTCTGGGCGCTGGCCGCGCTGAGCGGCCCTTGGCTGCCGCTCGCACCCGATCGCATCGACCTGCCGCAGATCCTGGCACCCCCATCGCCCGAGGCCTGGCTCGGCAGCGACGACCTCGGGCGGCCGGTCCTCGACCGGCTGCTGGTCGGCGCCCGCACCGCCTTTCTGGTCGGGTTCGGCGTGGTCGCCGTCTCCGCGCTCGTCGGCACCCTGATCGGCGCCGTCTCCGGATATGTCGGGGGCTGGGTCGATCTCCTCCTGGTCCGTGTCATCGATGTCTTCCTCGCCTTTCCCGGCATCCTGCTCGCGATCGCCCTCGCTGGAATCCTCGACCCAGGGCTCGGCAACGTCGTCATCGCCCTATCGGTCGTCGGCTGGGTCGGCTACGCGCGGCTCGCGCGCGCCCAGATTCTCTCGCTCAAGCAGCGCGACCATGTCCTTGCCGCCCGCGCCCTGGGCGCCGGCCACGTTCGGATCCTGACCCGCCATCTGCTGCCGCTAGCCCTCGCGCCGCTGATCGTCGAGGCGACCTTCGGCATCGCCGGGGCCGTGATCGCCGAGGCCGGCCTCTCGTTCCTCGGCCTCGGCGTGCAGCCGCCGGCCGCCTCCTGGGGCAGCATGATCCGCGACGGCGTCGGTTACATGCTGGTCGCTCCCCACCTGGTGCTGGCCCCGGGGCTCGCGATCCTGCTCGTCGTGCTCGCGGTCAACCTGCTCGGCGACGCCCTGCGCGATCACCTCGACGTGCGCGGCCCAGGGCGCCGCTGA
- the creD gene encoding cell envelope integrity protein CreD, translated as MQKALLIKSAMTAGLVLALTVPLGMVDQLVRERAGRQHAVEAEIAASSAGAQTLLGPVLVLPYTQVYTESYWADEPVSGGTQRLRRTREVKKEGQTLIMPQLAQITLAGDTAVKRRGLFKAMMYDLDGVIEGHFEIPTRPEVDRQRNGKITWKTPYLSLGISDTRGVVRAPALEWDGTGYNFRQGARLGNTVPNGIHAELPSLIPDQTPSDTPNAPRIISFRIELGFRGTQSVGFVPLAENTQVALSSTWPHPSFQGRFLPNTDTQRINADGFHAEWEISGLATTAAAALRADLAAGRTRGSECAEWFGVRFIEPVNVYSLVDRALKYGILFIGLSFAAFFLFELLKSLRIHPAQYLLVGLALALFFLLLLSLSEHIDFTQAYLVATLACVGLQGFYLSHVLGSTRRGLSFAALLSMLFAALYGLLVSEDVALLMGSLLLFGLLALTMVLTRKLDWYALEPKRE; from the coding sequence ATGCAAAAGGCCCTGTTAATCAAGTCGGCCATGACGGCCGGGCTGGTGTTGGCGCTGACGGTGCCACTGGGAATGGTGGACCAGCTCGTCCGCGAACGCGCCGGGCGCCAGCACGCCGTCGAGGCCGAGATTGCCGCCAGCTCCGCGGGTGCACAAACGCTATTGGGCCCCGTCCTCGTCCTGCCCTACACGCAGGTCTACACCGAGAGCTATTGGGCCGATGAGCCGGTCAGCGGCGGCACGCAGCGGCTGCGCCGTACCCGCGAGGTCAAGAAGGAAGGCCAAACGCTCATCATGCCCCAGTTGGCGCAAATAACGCTTGCAGGAGATACGGCGGTCAAGCGACGCGGCCTCTTCAAGGCCATGATGTACGATCTGGATGGCGTGATCGAGGGGCATTTCGAAATCCCGACCCGGCCCGAGGTCGACCGGCAGCGCAACGGCAAGATTACCTGGAAGACGCCCTATCTCAGCCTGGGGATCAGCGACACGCGCGGTGTCGTCCGAGCGCCGGCGCTCGAATGGGATGGCACCGGTTACAACTTCAGGCAAGGTGCGAGGCTCGGGAACACGGTGCCCAATGGCATACATGCCGAGCTGCCGTCCCTCATCCCCGATCAGACCCCGTCAGACACTCCCAATGCACCACGCATCATTTCGTTCAGAATCGAGTTGGGATTCCGCGGCACCCAGTCCGTCGGCTTCGTGCCACTCGCCGAGAATACGCAGGTCGCCTTGTCCTCGACCTGGCCACATCCGAGCTTCCAGGGCCGCTTCCTCCCCAACACCGACACCCAACGAATCAATGCTGATGGATTCCATGCCGAGTGGGAGATCTCCGGGCTAGCCACGACCGCCGCAGCGGCCTTGCGGGCAGATCTCGCCGCTGGACGAACCCGCGGATCCGAGTGTGCCGAGTGGTTCGGCGTGCGCTTCATCGAGCCGGTCAACGTCTATTCCTTGGTCGACCGGGCACTGAAGTACGGCATCCTATTCATTGGCCTCAGCTTCGCGGCCTTCTTTCTCTTCGAGCTGCTCAAATCGCTGCGCATCCATCCGGCGCAGTACCTTTTGGTCGGACTGGCCCTTGCGCTGTTCTTTCTTCTGTTGCTCAGCCTCTCGGAGCACATCGACTTCACGCAGGCCTATCTCGTGGCAACGCTGGCCTGCGTCGGACTGCAAGGTTTCTATCTCAGCCATGTGCTGGGCAGCACTCGGCGCGGCCTGTCATTTGCAGCCCTGCTATCGATGCTCTTCGCGGCCCTTTACGGATTGCTGGTGTCCGAAGACGTCGCCTTGCTGATGGGCTCGCTACTGCTCTTCGGGCTGCTGGCGCTGACCATGGTGTTGACCCGCAAACTCGATTGGTACGCCTTGGAACCCAAGCGCGAGTGA
- the creC gene encoding two-component system sensor histidine kinase CreC has protein sequence MRISLQVAVGYFLIVGLAAWFVLDIFVEEVKPGVRDIMEDTLVDSANLIAELVAPALSRPTEQTSATGTRIATALAGYRKRTVDARIWGHSKRSLDLRIFITDAAGRVIYSTEPDQIGRDYSRWNDIYLTLAGRYGARATRTRPDDESTSVMHVAAPILDRGRIVGAVSVGKPTTSVAPIVEASKAKIRERGLILLVIAALIGGLFTWHLTRAIGRLRRYALAVAAGRRSAPPASRARELSDLAAALAEMRERLEGKQYVERYLHTLTHELKSPLAAIRGAAELLSEADMPAEERARFLANIHQQSDRLAQVAERLLELARIEQQQALGETERIDLDALLRGCVEAAEPLATQRGIRIQVDADGPLRVEGDTFLLGRALANLLDNALRFSPNDSSIMVELRRLAQAKGGETRPMLEIRVSDQGPGLPDYARDRVFERFFSLPCPGVGHKGTGLGLSFVREVAELHGGSIELENRVPNGAQARLRLPRITD, from the coding sequence ATGAGGATCTCGCTCCAGGTCGCGGTCGGCTATTTTCTGATCGTCGGTCTGGCGGCCTGGTTCGTGCTGGACATCTTCGTCGAAGAGGTCAAGCCAGGTGTGCGCGACATCATGGAAGACACCCTGGTCGACAGTGCCAATCTGATCGCAGAGCTGGTCGCGCCCGCTTTGTCCAGACCAACGGAGCAAACCAGCGCGACGGGGACACGGATCGCGACGGCACTCGCGGGTTATCGCAAGCGGACAGTCGACGCACGGATCTGGGGACACAGCAAACGCAGCCTGGATCTGCGCATCTTCATCACCGACGCCGCCGGCCGCGTCATCTACTCGACCGAACCGGACCAGATCGGCCGCGACTACTCGCGCTGGAACGATATCTACCTCACGCTCGCTGGGCGCTACGGGGCGCGCGCCACACGCACCCGTCCAGACGATGAGAGCACCTCCGTGATGCACGTGGCCGCGCCGATTCTCGACAGGGGGCGGATCGTCGGTGCCGTCAGCGTCGGCAAGCCGACCACCAGCGTCGCGCCGATCGTCGAGGCCAGCAAGGCCAAGATTCGCGAGCGAGGACTGATCCTGCTCGTCATCGCCGCGTTGATCGGCGGGCTCTTCACCTGGCATCTGACCAGGGCGATCGGGCGACTGCGCCGTTACGCCCTTGCGGTCGCGGCCGGCCGCCGGAGTGCGCCGCCGGCCTCCAGGGCGCGCGAGCTGTCGGATTTGGCCGCGGCCCTTGCGGAGATGCGGGAACGGCTCGAGGGCAAGCAATATGTCGAGCGCTATCTGCATACCCTGACGCACGAGCTCAAGAGTCCCCTGGCCGCGATACGTGGGGCCGCTGAACTACTCAGCGAAGCGGACATGCCAGCGGAAGAGCGCGCGCGGTTTCTTGCCAACATCCACCAGCAGTCAGACCGCCTGGCTCAAGTGGCCGAACGACTGCTGGAGCTTGCCCGCATCGAACAGCAGCAGGCCCTGGGAGAAACCGAGCGCATCGACCTCGATGCGCTGCTGCGAGGTTGTGTCGAGGCGGCCGAGCCACTCGCCACCCAACGCGGCATCCGTATCCAGGTCGATGCCGACGGCCCACTGCGCGTCGAGGGGGACACCTTCCTCCTCGGCCGCGCGCTGGCGAACCTGCTCGACAACGCCCTGCGATTCTCCCCGAACGATAGTTCTATCATGGTCGAGCTACGCAGGCTCGCGCAGGCCAAGGGCGGCGAGACCCGGCCCATGCTCGAGATCCGCGTGAGCGACCAGGGACCTGGGCTCCCCGACTATGCCCGGGACAGGGTCTTCGAGCGGTTCTTCTCATTGCCCTGCCCGGGAGTCGGCCACAAAGGCACAGGGCTCGGCCTGAGCTTCGTGCGTGAAGTCGCCGAACTACATGGCGGCTCGATCGAGCTGGAGAATCGCGTGCCGAACGGTGCGCAGGCACGGCTCAGGTTGCCACGCATAACGGACTGA
- the nagZ gene encoding beta-N-acetylhexosaminidase, which yields MSLGPVMLDLDGPELSPEERELLGHPAVGGVILFSRNFVEPAQIAALTSAIHAVREPHLLIGVDQEGGRVQRFREGFTRLPPVGRIGALFRDHPARGLRAAERLGWLMAAELRAVGVDFSFAPVLDLDRGISHVIGDRAFGDSQTAVTELATAWMRGVHAAGMAAVGKHFPGHGGVAADSHAELPRDERPLEALRHADLIPFERLIGHGLEAIMPAHVVYPRIDPQPAGFSSFWLRTLLRRELDFQGIIFSDDLTMQGAAGVGDHRARADLALSAGCDMILVCNDRAAALETIDGRGPHEDPTICLRLLRMHGRQALDNTALHQDPRREEALHSLAELDRYALPSLDLEDPTSHGKQNETD from the coding sequence TTGTCCCTAGGTCCCGTGATGCTCGACCTCGACGGCCCCGAGCTGAGCCCGGAGGAGCGCGAACTACTCGGCCACCCGGCCGTCGGCGGGGTCATCCTGTTCAGCCGCAACTTCGTCGAGCCGGCCCAGATCGCAGCGCTCACCAGCGCGATCCACGCGGTGCGCGAGCCGCACCTGTTGATCGGCGTCGACCAGGAAGGCGGCCGCGTGCAGCGGTTCCGCGAGGGCTTCACGCGGCTACCGCCCGTCGGGCGGATCGGCGCCCTCTTTCGCGACCACCCGGCCCGCGGCCTGCGCGCAGCCGAGCGGCTCGGCTGGCTGATGGCCGCGGAACTGCGCGCCGTCGGTGTCGACTTCAGCTTCGCACCGGTGCTCGACCTCGACCGCGGGATCAGCCACGTCATCGGCGACCGCGCCTTCGGCGACTCGCAGACTGCCGTCACCGAGCTGGCCACGGCCTGGATGCGCGGTGTGCACGCGGCCGGCATGGCGGCCGTCGGCAAGCACTTCCCGGGGCACGGCGGTGTCGCAGCCGATTCGCACGCCGAGCTGCCGCGCGACGAGCGGCCGCTCGAGGCCCTGCGCCATGCCGACCTGATCCCCTTCGAGCGCCTGATCGGCCACGGCCTCGAGGCCATCATGCCGGCCCACGTCGTCTACCCGCGGATCGATCCGCAGCCGGCGGGTTTTTCCTCCTTCTGGCTCCGGACCCTGCTACGCCGCGAACTGGACTTCCAGGGCATAATCTTCAGCGACGACCTGACGATGCAGGGGGCGGCCGGCGTCGGCGACCACCGGGCCCGCGCCGATCTGGCGCTCTCGGCCGGCTGCGACATGATCCTGGTCTGCAACGACCGCGCCGCGGCACTCGAGACAATCGACGGCCGTGGTCCCCACGAGGATCCGACCATCTGCCTGCGGCTGCTGCGGATGCATGGCCGCCAGGCGCTCGACAACACGGCCCTGCACCAAGATCCGCGCCGGGAGGAGGCCCTGCACAGCCTCGCCGAGCTCGACCGCTATGCCCTGCCGTCACTGGACCTCGAAGACCCGACAAGCCATGGGAAGCAAAATGAAACTGACTGA
- a CDS encoding cysteine-rich CWC family protein has translation MNDNQQATDITAGQKRCGRCGATFLCKVDELPHCQCIRVHLSDTLLEELSGSYSDCLCSRCLKQLAGKDRDGDWVLSGDAGT, from the coding sequence ATGAACGACAATCAGCAGGCGACCGATATCACGGCGGGCCAGAAGCGGTGCGGCCGTTGCGGCGCGACCTTCCTCTGTAAGGTCGATGAGCTGCCTCATTGCCAATGTATCCGCGTCCATCTCTCCGATACGCTCCTCGAGGAACTCTCGGGGTCCTACAGCGATTGCCTCTGCTCGCGCTGTCTCAAGCAGCTTGCCGGAAAAGATCGCGATGGCGACTGGGTACTGAGCGGCGACGCGGGCACGTAG
- a CDS encoding hypoxanthine-guanine phosphoribosyltransferase, with the protein MKLTDADSAAVAGRAECLVTGEEMERILDRLAAEVTETLHDKDPVVLCIMTGGIIAVGQLLPRLGFPLRLEYAHLTRYLGATSGGELEWRHRPSEAVRGEHVLIVDDILDEGITLRAIREACEADGAASIQSLVLVEKDRPRAVPCAADFVGVHLPNRYLYGYGLDYKHYFRNARGVYAVADEDT; encoded by the coding sequence ATGAAACTGACTGACGCTGACTCCGCGGCCGTCGCCGGACGGGCCGAATGCCTGGTCACCGGCGAGGAGATGGAGCGGATCCTCGACCGGCTCGCTGCCGAGGTGACCGAGACCCTGCACGACAAGGACCCGGTCGTCCTCTGCATCATGACGGGCGGCATCATCGCCGTCGGACAGCTGCTACCACGCCTCGGCTTTCCGCTGCGCCTCGAGTACGCCCACCTGACCCGTTACCTGGGTGCGACCAGCGGCGGCGAGCTGGAGTGGCGCCACCGTCCGAGCGAGGCGGTGCGCGGCGAGCACGTCCTGATCGTCGACGACATCCTCGACGAGGGGATCACGTTGCGCGCGATCCGCGAGGCCTGCGAGGCCGACGGTGCGGCCAGTATCCAAAGCCTGGTGCTGGTCGAGAAGGACCGCCCAAGGGCCGTGCCCTGCGCTGCCGATTTCGTCGGCGTGCACCTGCCGAACCGCTATCTCTACGGATACGGCCTCGACTACAAGCACTACTTCCGCAATGCGCGCGGCGTCTACGCCGTCGCCGACGAGGATACCTGA
- the nikB gene encoding nickel ABC transporter permease, translated as MLEVVAARLASATVVVLGVCTLVFLLIHLVPGDPVEAMLGEGARPADRAALRTALGLDRPLGAQYLDYLANLARLDLGESFQERRPVADLLAERLPATAELAVAALALALLIAIPLGVLAPARHGGPLDGGATGLALLGIAIPNFWLGPLLILVFSLWLGWTPVSGRDGLASLILPAVTLGTGLAAVLTRMVRASVLEVLGEDYIRTARAKGLGPATILWRHALRNAWLPILTLIGLQLGGLLGGAVITETVFAWPGVGSLLIDAIHARDYPVVQACVLLISLAYLLVNMLTDLVYTWVDPRIRLG; from the coding sequence ATGCTTGAGGTGGTCGCCGCCCGCCTCGCCTCGGCCACGGTCGTCGTGCTCGGGGTCTGCACGCTGGTCTTCTTGCTGATCCACCTGGTGCCGGGCGACCCGGTCGAGGCGATGCTCGGCGAGGGCGCCCGACCGGCCGACCGCGCGGCGCTGCGCACTGCGCTTGGCCTCGACCGGCCGCTCGGCGCGCAGTACCTCGACTACCTGGCGAATCTGGCGCGGCTCGACCTGGGAGAATCGTTCCAAGAGCGCCGCCCGGTCGCCGACCTCCTTGCCGAGCGCCTGCCGGCGACGGCGGAGCTGGCCGTTGCGGCCCTCGCGCTGGCACTCCTGATCGCAATCCCGCTCGGCGTGCTGGCCCCAGCCCGCCACGGCGGCCCGCTCGACGGCGGTGCGACCGGGTTGGCGCTGCTCGGGATCGCGATCCCGAACTTCTGGCTCGGGCCGCTGCTGATCCTGGTCTTCTCGCTGTGGCTCGGCTGGACGCCGGTCAGCGGCCGCGACGGCCTCGCGAGCCTGATCCTGCCGGCCGTCACGCTCGGCACCGGGCTCGCCGCGGTGCTGACGCGGATGGTGCGGGCGAGCGTCCTCGAGGTCCTCGGCGAGGACTACATCCGCACGGCCCGGGCCAAGGGCTTGGGACCGGCCACGATCCTCTGGCGCCACGCCCTGCGCAACGCCTGGCTGCCGATCCTGACGCTGATCGGCCTGCAATTGGGCGGGCTGCTCGGCGGTGCCGTGATCACCGAGACGGTCTTCGCCTGGCCGGGGGTCGGCAGCCTGCTGATCGACGCGATCCATGCCCGCGACTACCCGGTCGTGCAGGCCTGCGTGCTCCTGATCAGCCTCGCCTACCTGCTCGTCAACATGCTGACCGACCTGGTCTACACCTGGGTCGATCCGCGCATCCGCCTGGGCTGA
- a CDS encoding TIGR02391 family protein: MFSKKQLAGIQYVGLPGISEACCEAIQRMLQYGDHIVTATLLTSGHYHSLLLLVGEGYKFAVKTGFTSGYSGEGPKALSRILQLLLEHGAEVEEVEVDEAVLERVDASALTERDLEIIFSSKAVRPYRISDYIYDAQPCSRSLGMHWGSFPSVVPFAIIDRRIADLALNFYLDPNGTLLQGFRRLEDIIRQRTASKEHGARLLSQAFRGEGARLTWEDVQPSELVGRVNLFTGAYMAHRNPRAHQELEDSAPGLLSESFYSIIYSSLSPRRCQKIFRTNDARVTPNQSMQPTKKCGAADRLRRDVE; this comes from the coding sequence ATGTTCAGTAAGAAACAGCTCGCGGGTATTCAGTACGTTGGTTTGCCCGGAATCTCTGAAGCATGTTGCGAGGCGATCCAACGAATGCTTCAGTACGGCGACCACATCGTTACTGCGACGCTGCTGACTAGTGGCCACTACCACAGCTTGTTGCTGTTGGTCGGCGAAGGCTACAAATTCGCTGTAAAGACGGGTTTCACTTCGGGTTATAGTGGTGAAGGTCCAAAAGCACTATCTAGGATACTGCAACTTCTCTTGGAGCATGGCGCTGAGGTAGAAGAAGTTGAGGTGGACGAAGCCGTTTTAGAACGCGTCGACGCATCAGCACTGACTGAACGTGATCTGGAGATTATCTTTTCGTCTAAAGCGGTACGCCCATACCGCATTTCTGACTATATATACGACGCCCAACCCTGTTCAAGGTCTTTGGGTATGCACTGGGGCAGCTTCCCCTCAGTCGTGCCCTTCGCAATCATCGACAGACGCATTGCCGACCTCGCGCTTAATTTCTATTTGGATCCGAACGGAACACTTCTACAAGGTTTTCGGCGGCTAGAAGACATCATTCGCCAGCGCACTGCATCAAAAGAGCATGGAGCTAGGCTCTTATCGCAGGCATTCCGAGGAGAAGGCGCCAGGTTGACTTGGGAAGACGTCCAACCAAGTGAACTTGTGGGAAGGGTTAATTTGTTTACTGGTGCCTATATGGCTCATCGCAATCCGAGGGCACATCAAGAACTAGAAGACAGTGCGCCCGGGCTGTTGAGTGAGTCCTTCTACTCAATCATCTATTCAAGCTTGAGTCCAAGGCGGTGCCAAAAAATTTTCCGGACTAACGACGCAAGAGTGACGCCTAACCAGTCGATGCAGCCTACGAAAAAATGCGGAGCGGCTGATCGGTTACGTCGGGATGTTGAATAG